In the Arachis ipaensis cultivar K30076 chromosome B10, Araip1.1, whole genome shotgun sequence genome, one interval contains:
- the LOC107623678 gene encoding protein FMP32, mitochondrial, with amino-acid sequence MAAAATCKRLAQLRTRSGIAMPITQFSSFEASKSFSSNSSLRSFSQLVKSNGQRLFLVDTLVLVRKLEGQGLPTKQAEAITDIITKLLNDSLGSLVSKAEMQRTEMLQESSLSKFKAEVQSSQGHHFSSLLHENEKLRNDIEKMRSELRYEIDKFTAGQRLDLNLERGRIREELFDQNAETDNLSNKLDREVNALRAQLDAAKYDVIKYCIGTLVSISTVGLAVLRILM; translated from the exons ATGGCTGCCGCTGCGACTTGCAAGCGATTGGCACAATTGAGAACGAGGTCGGGGATTGCCATGCCCATAACACAATTTTCGAGCTTTGAGGCCTCAAAGTCGTTCTCTTCCAACTCAAGTCTCAGATCATTTTCCCAATTGGTGAAATCAAATGGACAGCGGTTGTTCCTCGTTGATACATTAGTCCTT GTTAGGAAACTTGAGGGGCAAGGATTGCCCACAAAGCAGGCTGAGGCGATAACTGATATCATAACTAAACTTTTGAATGACAGCCTGGGATCATTAGTATCAAAAGCAGAGATGCAAAGG actgAAATGCTCCAAGAGTCCAGCCTGTCCAAATTCAAAGCAGAGGTGCAGAGCTCACAG GGACATCATTTCTCCTCGCTGCTACATGAGAATGAAAAACTAAGGAATGATATAGAGAAGATGCGCAGTGAATTGAG GTATGAGATAGATAAATTCACAGCTGGACAACGATTGGATTTGAATCTTGAAAGGGG GAGAATAAGGGAGGAATTGTTTGATCAGAATGCCGAAACTGACAATCTGAGTAACAAACTTGACAGA GAGGTTAATGCTCTAAGGGCACAGTTAGATGCAGCAAAATATGATGTTATAAAATATTGCATAGGAACCCTTGTCTCAATTTCTACTGTTGGACTTGCTGTTCTCCGCATCTTGATGTAA
- the LOC107624234 gene encoding uncharacterized protein LOC107624234 has product MLCRTLLTTHDGCALTSHLRRPSPLLPTTPLRAPPPLPVKVTIVTYSRAIGHLQKRSSVPPLLIPMQVIVEVWSPPLPKPATLHRHLHSSIEPCLPLLCVHVMLGLIVSRREQLLLIQPSV; this is encoded by the exons ATGCTCTGtag aaccttgcttaCCACGCATGACGGCTGCGCACTGACCAGCCACCTCCGCAGACCATCTCCGTTGCTGCCGACAACTCCGTTGAGAGCACCTCCGCCGCTTCCTGTGAAGGTTACCATCGTCACCTATTCGAGAGCAATTGGTCATCTTCAGAAGCGCAGTTCAGTGCCACCGCTGCTGATTCCAATGCAGGTTATTGTCGAAGTGTGGAGTCCTCCTCTTCCAAAACCAGCAACATTGCACCGTCATCTCCATTCGTCCATCGAGCCGTGCCTCCCCCTGCTCTGCGTCCACGTCATGTTAGGTCTCATTGTCTCCCGTCGCGAGCAGCTACTCCTAATTCAACCCAGTGTTTAG